From a single Halogeometricum sp. S3BR5-2 genomic region:
- a CDS encoding methylenetetrahydrofolate reductase has product MSLKSESKTVDDVSNVELLLGNTRYELMPFESFDEEIAHLPDGATIAITTSPQLGIDRTVEKTEMAAERGYEVVPHVAARYVEDREHLAEIARRLTEAGVTDIFVPGGDREEPAGDFESAYDLLTALEETEYEFEEVGITGYPEGHAFLDDETLRESMVRKEPYATYIVTQLCYDPETVLEWISEVRDRGVDLPVEVGIPGVMKYQRLLEISQKVGVGDSIQFLKKTTGILGFVRQLVGSRGTYKPDKLIDGLAPYVANEAYDIRGLHIYAFNQTADLESWRLERLER; this is encoded by the coding sequence ATGTCCTTGAAATCCGAGTCGAAAACGGTCGACGACGTCAGCAACGTGGAACTTCTCCTCGGGAACACCCGCTACGAACTCATGCCGTTCGAGAGTTTCGACGAGGAAATCGCTCATCTCCCGGACGGGGCGACGATCGCCATCACGACGTCGCCCCAACTCGGCATCGACCGCACCGTCGAGAAGACCGAGATGGCGGCCGAACGGGGATACGAGGTCGTTCCGCACGTCGCCGCCCGCTACGTGGAGGACCGAGAGCACCTGGCGGAGATCGCCCGCCGACTCACCGAGGCGGGCGTCACGGACATCTTCGTTCCCGGCGGCGACCGCGAGGAACCGGCCGGCGACTTCGAGTCGGCGTACGACCTCCTCACGGCGCTCGAGGAGACCGAGTACGAGTTCGAGGAAGTCGGCATCACGGGATATCCCGAGGGTCACGCCTTCTTGGACGACGAGACCCTCCGAGAGTCGATGGTGCGCAAGGAACCCTACGCGACGTACATCGTCACGCAGCTCTGCTACGACCCCGAGACGGTGCTCGAGTGGATATCGGAGGTGCGCGACCGCGGGGTCGACCTGCCGGTCGAGGTCGGCATTCCGGGCGTGATGAAGTACCAGCGGCTGCTCGAAATCTCACAGAAGGTCGGCGTCGGCGACTCGATCCAGTTCCTGAAGAAGACGACCGGAATCCTCGGATTTGTCCGCCAACTCGTCGGCTCCCGCGGGACGTACAAGCCGGACAAACTGATCGACGGCCTCGCTCCCTACGTCGCCAACGAGGCGTACGACA
- the folP gene encoding dihydropteroate synthase — protein sequence MDYHEAVDYLESLNRSRPKLGTETTARMLSALGDPHERVDHVQIAGSNGKGSTAVMLERILREAGLDVGLYTSPDLNDFRERVRINGRKVPKDRVGSFVEEIEPCISRLRDEDDCPTYFEVLTVLALQYFGTEDVDVAVLEVGIGGRHDATSVVDPVASAVTNVSLEHTDILGETVQEIARDKAQVAPDGERLVTSADGEALEAIRAETDVLTVGDTETDVVAREGEMPSRIETSVSIVGPDWDVAANLPLPGKHQATNAGVAATLARRVSDVDAPVIERGLRSTHWPGRFEILSTDPLVILDGAHNPAACRTVADLLDRYEFDETHLVFGAMTEKDHAEMSDALPGADVIRLCRPDVSRAASFDALSDAFASRSAEIRRDETVQTAVERALDAADEDDCVLVTGSLYVVAEARNRWTRLQIPKRVRTSDAARSVLAEASADEEFVGDVATHTFKTWLYDEQAEYLQRLMQRIGGTCVLSKAGSSDRHVPAVLSGTTAQYERLSDAERRGELGLSHTLDRFRETIDREETAGERPWDADTAVMGVLNVTPDSFHDGGRYGRVEDAVRRTREMISSGADVVDIGGESTRPGAEPVAVEEEIERVVPVIERISDVEVPISVDTRRAAVADAALDAGADMINDVSGLADPEMRFVAADHGVPTVITHSVDTPVDPNHAVAYDDVVEDVVRELNERVLLAEKAGLNREQIIVDPGLGFGKSAADSFELVDRLGELRALGCPILIGHSHKSMFERVDCSSTERLPPTIATTAIAADRGADVVRVHDVAENAAAVRTRRAISGTYD from the coding sequence ATGGACTACCACGAGGCAGTCGACTATCTGGAGAGCTTGAACCGCTCCCGACCGAAGCTCGGAACGGAGACGACCGCCAGAATGCTGTCTGCTCTCGGGGACCCTCACGAACGCGTCGACCACGTCCAGATAGCGGGGTCGAACGGGAAGGGAAGCACGGCGGTGATGCTCGAACGGATACTGCGAGAGGCGGGTCTCGACGTCGGACTCTACACGTCCCCGGACTTGAACGACTTTCGCGAGCGCGTTCGGATCAACGGGCGGAAAGTACCGAAAGACCGCGTCGGGTCGTTCGTCGAGGAGATCGAACCGTGTATCTCCCGTCTGCGGGACGAAGACGACTGTCCCACCTACTTCGAAGTGCTCACCGTACTCGCACTCCAGTACTTCGGAACCGAGGACGTCGACGTGGCGGTTCTGGAGGTCGGTATCGGCGGTCGGCACGACGCGACAAGCGTGGTCGACCCGGTGGCGAGTGCGGTCACGAACGTGAGCTTGGAGCACACCGACATCCTCGGCGAGACCGTTCAGGAAATCGCGCGGGACAAGGCGCAGGTCGCACCCGACGGGGAACGACTCGTGACGAGCGCGGACGGCGAAGCGCTCGAAGCGATCCGAGCGGAAACGGACGTTCTCACGGTGGGCGATACGGAGACCGACGTCGTCGCTCGAGAGGGGGAGATGCCCTCGCGTATCGAAACCTCCGTCTCCATCGTCGGTCCGGACTGGGACGTCGCCGCGAACCTCCCGCTGCCCGGAAAACATCAGGCCACGAACGCCGGAGTCGCGGCGACGCTCGCCCGGCGGGTTTCGGACGTCGATGCCCCGGTTATCGAACGGGGTCTCCGCAGCACCCACTGGCCGGGTCGGTTCGAGATACTGTCCACCGACCCGCTCGTGATCCTCGACGGCGCTCACAACCCGGCCGCGTGTCGAACCGTCGCAGACCTCCTCGACCGGTACGAGTTCGACGAGACACACCTCGTCTTCGGGGCCATGACGGAGAAGGACCACGCGGAGATGTCGGATGCACTCCCCGGAGCCGACGTGATTCGCCTCTGTCGACCGGACGTGAGTCGGGCCGCCTCCTTCGACGCACTCTCGGACGCGTTCGCGTCGCGTTCAGCCGAGATCAGACGGGACGAAACGGTCCAGACGGCCGTCGAGCGGGCACTCGACGCGGCTGACGAGGACGACTGCGTGCTAGTCACGGGTTCGTTGTACGTCGTCGCCGAAGCTCGCAATCGCTGGACGCGGCTTCAGATTCCGAAGCGGGTGCGGACGTCCGACGCCGCGCGCTCCGTTCTCGCAGAGGCGTCCGCCGACGAGGAGTTCGTCGGAGACGTCGCCACGCACACGTTCAAGACGTGGCTGTACGACGAACAGGCGGAGTACTTACAGCGGCTGATGCAACGGATCGGCGGAACGTGCGTCCTCTCGAAAGCTGGTTCCTCGGACAGACACGTTCCCGCAGTCCTGTCCGGAACCACCGCCCAGTACGAGCGTCTCTCCGACGCGGAGCGCCGCGGTGAACTGGGACTCTCGCACACGCTGGACCGGTTCAGAGAGACCATCGATAGGGAGGAGACAGCCGGCGAGCGTCCGTGGGACGCCGACACAGCGGTCATGGGAGTTCTGAACGTGACGCCGGACAGCTTCCACGACGGCGGCCGGTACGGCCGAGTCGAGGACGCCGTCCGACGGACCCGCGAGATGATCTCCTCGGGCGCGGACGTCGTCGACATCGGCGGAGAGAGCACCCGACCAGGGGCCGAACCGGTCGCGGTCGAAGAGGAGATCGAACGCGTCGTCCCGGTCATCGAGCGTATTTCCGACGTCGAGGTGCCGATCTCTGTCGACACGAGACGGGCTGCCGTCGCGGACGCCGCCTTAGATGCGGGTGCAGACATGATCAACGACGTCTCCGGACTGGCGGATCCGGAGATGCGATTCGTCGCCGCCGACCACGGCGTGCCGACCGTCATCACGCACAGCGTGGACACGCCCGTGGATCCGAACCACGCGGTAGCGTACGACGACGTCGTCGAAGACGTCGTCCGAGAGCTCAACGAACGGGTGTTGCTCGCCGAAAAGGCGGGGCTGAATCGCGAGCAGATTATCGTGGACCCCGGGCTGGGATTCGGGAAATCCGCCGCAGACTCCTTCGAGTTGGTCGACAGGCTAGGGGAGCTACGCGCTCTCGGATGTCCCATCCTGATCGGCCATTCGCACAAGTCCATGTTCGAGCGCGTCGACTGCAGTTCCACCGAACGACTACCACCCACGATAGCGACCACAGCAATCGCGGCCGATCGAGGGGCGGACGTCGTTCGCGTTCACGACGTCGCGGAGAACGCCGCTGCGGTCAGGACGCGTCGTGCGATAAGTGGGACGTACGACTGA